In the genome of Planococcus donghaensis, the window TTTCCGTCCAACAAACGATGCGGATCCTTATATTGGAGAAGCTGGTAAAATGGAAGTAACTGCGGAGTCGAAAGTAGAAGTAGTGGTCCGCAAAAACGAAAAAGACCGCGTAATCAAAGCAATGATTTCAGCGCATCCTTATGAAGAAGTGGCTTATGATGTCTTTACGTTAGAAAACAAAGAAATCCCAATGGGGCTTGGTCGTGTAGGTACACTTGAAACACCAATGACGTTAGCCGAATTTGCCGAGTGGACAAAACAACAACTAGCTGTACCTGCTCTTCGTGTTGTAGGCGCACCTGACACCGTAATCAAAAAAGTAGCGGTACTCGGTGGCGATGGCAATAAATACATTCAACAAGCAAAACGTTCAGGGGCAGATGTATACGTAACAGGTGATTTGTATTTCCACGTAGCGCAAGACGCACAAGACATTGGATTAAATGTTGTCGATCCTGGTCATCATGTTGAAAAAGTGATGATTCAAGGTGTCGTGGACCATATGTCTAAGCAACAACCAACTTGGCAATGTGAATTTTTACCGTCCGAAACGAATACCGAACCTTTTCGATTTATGTAAGAAGAAGCTGAGGCTTCTTCTTTTTTTACGAAAATTTTATCGGTGGGTAATTTCAAGAGCGGGCTTATAGGGCATCAAAAAAGAGACGCAAAGTGTTTTGCGTCTCTTTTTTAGTATCGATAAAGGAAGAATGGATTGCCTAAACAAAAGAACAATAAATTTGTATTTACACGGTACTACTAACCGGGTGGTTGAGAAAAATAATAACTTGAATGGGAGGCTAAACTAATATTTACTTGCAAATAGTAATGATTACTATTTATAATAAGGACATATAAACTCTCTATTTGTATTGATAGGGAAATGTGTTTAATTACTACTTACAGCAAGTCGAGCTATAAGGGTCAACGAAAAGGAGAAAAAACGATGTATAAATGCGTAATTATTGGTGGCGGAGTTCACGGAATAACAATGGCAAACTATCTGATAAAGCTCAATAAAGTGACACAGGACGAGTTATTAATTATTGATCCTCATGATAAACCATTAGCCAATTGGCAACGCTGTACAAATCAAATTTCCATGCCTTTTTTGCGCTCTCCAATTGTTCATCACCTTGATCTTAATCCACTTAGTTTAGAAGCTTTTGTGAAATCCAATCGTAATAACGAAAATGCTTCTTTTCTGGGAAGGTTGAAACGACCTTCACGCTTGTTATTCGAAGAGCATTGCCAATGTCTTATCGAAAACATAGCTTTAAAAAAATGTTGGAAACAAGGTTCTGTTAAAGCAATCAGTCAGCATGAAGAGGGGTGGCAAATCGAACTGCAAAGCAATCAGATTTTATATGGACAAAATGTCGTGTTAGCTATCGGTAATAGTGAGGAACTGAATTGGCCAGAGTGGGCAATACCATTGAAAAAACATCCCGAAGCTCCAGTTCATCACATATTTGATATAAATCTTCCAGATCTTGAAACTATGAAGCCTCCTTTTACGGTCATCGGAGGTGGAACAACTGCTGTCCATTTGACCCTTAAATTACATAGCTTGTTTCCAAACCAAGTGACATTAGTTAAACGTCACTCATTCCGAATTCACGATTTCGACAGCGACCCGGGTTGGCTAGGTCCTAAAAAGCAAACAGCTTTTCGCAAGACGAAAGCTTATCAAAAACGACGAGAACAAATCGTTAATGCTCGAAATAAAGGATCAATTCCTCGCGATTTACACATCAAGCTGCTTCACCAAAAAAGACGAAACAACAATATCGTTTTGGATGGACAGGTTCACGAAGGAAAAGTGGAAAATGGAATGATACATCTTTACGACGACGCAAAACAATTACTTCAACAAAGTGGCACCGTCTTATTGGCGACGGGATTTCAATCACTACTGCCAGGGAAAAGCTGGTTAATGCCAGCCATTGAAGAAAATTGTTTGGAATGTGCAGCGTGTGGTTATCCAATTGTCACTACACATCTACAATGGGGACCCAACTTGTATGTGATGGGGGGCTTAGCAGAACTTGAGGTTGGACCAATTGCTAGGAATATCTCGGGAGCTCGCCAAGCAGCTGAATGTATTGCGCAGGCACTTTAGTAGAAGATTAGAGGTGTTGATAGAAAGACGGAAAGGTGGAACAAAAGTGAATGAGCGCATAATGGAATTTTTATGGCGGAGCGAAGTGGCTAAGCTTCCGGAAGAAAAAAAACGTCTATATCGGTTTATTGTAGAACAAGAAGATATGCTAGCCGAAAAAGCAGTTACCGTAGAAGATTTCTATAGCTTATTGATAAAGCAATCTCCTGTTGATTTGGCGGTTGCCCAATTTCGTTTGCCTTACAACCGTATTGTGAAATTGATGTTGGAAATTGAGGTTGAATTAGAACAGAAAATCAGCAAACGATACAAAACAGTAAAATGGATTGATTTTACCAACCACTCTATAGAATCAACAAATTCAGGTGAAAATAAGTTGCTTTTTTTGTTCGTTAATTAAAAATAAGTGTGAAGAGATGAAAATTTTATCTGTTCTGTAAATTGTAATAGGATAATTTCATGAAAAAATGCTTATAGTAGGGAGCTGTATTTCACCATCAAATATGAAGATGTTCATTTTGAAACTGGTTAAAGGTTTTTTTGAGAGGATCAAAAAAAAACGGTCGCAAAAGTTAGCGTTTAACTTTTGCGACCGTTTGTAATTATTCACCTACCGGATAAGGCTCAATGCGATCCGATGGTTTCGGGTGTTTGATTTTTGGTAAAATTTTATTGAGTGGTACAGAACGAGTTAACTGATGAGTGCTTGAGTCTGCTGGGTCGTAAAGGTCCAAGAATTTCATCACTTCTTTAACGATTGGTGTTGGGGTAGAGGCACCTGCTGTAATGCCTACCGTTTCAACGCCTTCTAACCATTCTAACTTTAACTCAGACAAATCAGAAATGCGATATGCAGGAGTACCTGCAATGTCTTGAGACACTTGTGCTAAACGATTTGAGTTATTGCTCATTGGGTCTCCAATAACTAACAATAAATCAGTATCGCCTGCTTGTTGTGCGACAGCTTCTTGACGCACTTGCGTAGCCAAGCAAATTTCTTTATGAACTTCAGACTGAGGGAATTTTTCTTTCAAGCGTTCCATCATGTCCACAACGTCCCATTGACTCATGGTTGTTTGGTTGGTCACAATAATTTTTTCGGAATCGAGTTCTAATTGATTAACGTCTTCCACACTTTCTACTAAATGAACCATATCAGGTGCGACCCCAATTGCGCCTTCCGGTTCAGGGTGTCCACTTTTTCCGATATAGACAATTTGGTAGCCATCTGCCGTTTTCTCACGGATCAAGTCATGAGTAACGGTAACGTCAGGACATGTTGCATCAATCGATACTAAACCTTTACGTCTTGCTAATTCGCGAACTTGTGGAGAAACACCGTGCGCAGTAAAGATAACCGTACCACTCTCTACTTTTTCCAAAATTTCAAGACGGTTTGGGCCATCCAATGTAATAATGCCGTCTTCTTCAAAAGCATCTGTTACGTGTTTATTATGGACAATCATTCCTAGTATATAAATGGGGCGTGGTAAACTTTCGTCCATCGCAGCATTTTTTGCGATAACCATCGCATCGACCACTCCGTAACAATATCCTCTTGGCGATATTTTCATAACTTTCATCAAGTACCGCGCTCCTTTCAATTTCACAATCATATATTCATTATAACGGAGACGGCACAGCTTTACAAAAGTTGCATCGCGTAAAGCGGTGATTTTATGCTATAATGTCTAGAGCGTAAGGAGGGAATTTAATCCCATGACAAAATTTAACGAATACCCATTCAAACCGTTTCTATTAGAAGCGGTAGAAAAACTTGGTTTTACGGAACCAACACAGATCCAAAAGGAAATGATGCCCCATATATTGAAAGGCACAAGTGCAATTGGACAATCCCATACAGGGACTGGAAAAACGCATAGTTTCATTATTCCCATTGTAGAACGTATTGACGTCAGCAAACAGGAAGTGCAGGCGGTAATTTCAGCACCGACACGTGAACTTGGAACGCAGATCTTCAATGAGTTGCAAAAACTAGTTGTTGGATCAGGCATTGAAGTAAAATCGTTTATCGGTGGTACGGACAAACAACGTTCGATTAACAAGTTGAAAACACAACCCCACATCGTCGTTGGAACCCCTGGTCGATTAAGAGACTTAGTAAAAGAAAACGCTTTGTTGGTTCACACAGGTAAAATTCTTGTAGTGGATGAAGCAGATTTAGCTTTCGATCTTGGCTTTATCGAAGAAATTGACCAAGTAGCTGGAAAAATGAAAGATGATCTAGAAATGTATGTCTTTTCAGCCACAATTCCTGAAAAACTAAAACCATTCTTGAAAAAATACATGGAGTCACCTATCCATGTGAAAATTGGCGACAAACGTCCTACTGCAGATGGTTTAGACTTTTACCTAGTGCCCGTAAGAAGCAAAAAGAAAATGGATCGCTTGCAAGATGTGATGAAAGTAATCAATCCTTATTTAGCGATTATTTTCGTCAACACTCGTACAAATGCGGATTATGTTGCAGATCAATTAGCGAAAGAAGGCATTCGTGTTGGACGTGTTCACGGCGATTTAGCCCCACGTGAACGCGTCAAAATGATGCGTCAAATTCGCGACTTGGAATATCAATACATTGTAGCGACAGATCTTGCAGCTCGAGGAATTGATATTCAAGGCGTTAGCCATGTCATCAACTATGAATTGCCGGAAGACCTGGAATTCTTTATCCACCGTGTAGGCCGTACAGCTCGCGCGGGCATGAAAGGATTAGCGATTACGCTATTCAAGCCAGAAGAAGACGATGCGATTGTTCGTATTGAGAAAATGGGCATTCCTTTCCAACAAAAAGATATTGTGAAAGGCGAATTTGTCGACTTGAAAGAGCGTCATAGCCGGACAACACGTACTAGAAAAGTGAACGAAGCAGACGCGAAAGCGAAAACAATGGTTCACAAACCGAAAAAAGTAAGACCAATGTACAAGAAGAAGATGAAGTGGAAAATGGACGAAATCAAAAAAATGGAACGACGCAAAAATCGTAAAAAATAAGGAGATAGGTCAATGTTATTAGGATCTCACGTATCAATGAGCGGCAAAAAGATGCTGCTTGCAGCAAGCGAAGAAGCCGCTTCTTACGGAGCGTCGACTTTCATGATCTATACCGGTGCACCTCAAAACACGCGCCGCAAACCGATCGAAGACTTAAATATTGATGCTGGACTTGCACATATGGCAGCTAACAATTTAACGAATATTGTGGTTCATGCACCGTATATTATTAATTTAGGAAATACGCAAAAACCTGAAACTTTTCAGCACGGTGTTGAATTTCTACAAAAAGAAATTGAACGTACTGCAGCACTCGGTTCAAAGCAAATTGTTTTGCATCCAGGAGCCCACGTCGGTGCTGGGGCAGAAGCAGGGATTGCTAAAATTATTGAAGGATTAAATGAAGTTTTAACGCAAGATTATCCTGTGAATATTGCACTTGAGACGATGGCTGGTAAAGGTACAGAATGTGGCCGCAGTTTTGAGGAAATCGCCGCAATTATTAATGGCGTGACTCATAATGAACGTTTATCTGTATGCTTTGACACGTGTCACACGCATGATGCGGGGTATAACATCAAAGAAGATTTTAATGGGGTACTCGAAGAGTTCGACCGGATTGTTGGGATTGATCGTCTACAAGTATTGCACATCAATGACAGCAAAAATGTTCGCGGAGCGGCTAAAGACCGCCACGAAAATATCGGTTTTGGTGAAATCGGCTTTGAGGCGTTAAACGGCATTGTTCATCATCCAGATTTAATGCATGTACCAAAAATTCTCGAAACCCCGTATGTGGGAGCAGACGCTAAAAATAAAAAACCGCCATATGCATTTGAAATTGAAATGTTCAAAGCGGGTGTCTTTTCACCAGGAGTTATCGAAGAACTAAAATCTTCTTTATAATATAGAAGCATTTATTGCTGAAGACAATCTCGTTATAGGAGAGCTGTCTTCAGCTTTTTAGTTTTAACTAGATGTGAATACCAATAAAACCAAAAAAACTGATTACAAGCGTTTCAAGCAAAATCTGTTTACATTCGTGTAGAACTCTACTATACTTTTTTAATGTAAATCGTAATCATTATTAATTAGAAAAGAGGCGAAACAATGGTTGCGCCATTAATCGACATTCAAGACATCAGTTTTGAGTATGAAGAAACCAAAGCGCTAGATCATATTTCCATGAAAGTGGAAGAAGGCGATTTTTTAGCCATATTAGGTCCCAACGGATCAGGAAAATCGACGTTATTGAAAATTATGTTAGGGCTTATCAAGCCGAGCAAAGGAAAGATTGAGCTTTTTGGAACAGACTCCAAAAACTTCAAAAACCGAGAATGGATTGGCTATGTTTCTCAAAAA includes:
- a CDS encoding Nif3-like dinuclear metal center hexameric protein, which produces MKIPNGHQIIEEFEKWSPKYLAMEGDPIGLHVGTLNKKIERVLVTLDVNDEVVEEAIAKGAGLIIAHHPPIFRPLKNLQTDFPQGRLMEKLIKSDIAVYAAHTNLDVAVGGVNDLLATALGLKNTKVLVPTYEAELVKIAVFVPETHEEAVREALAKAGAGAIGDYEACSYTLSGTGRFRPTNDADPYIGEAGKMEVTAESKVEVVVRKNEKDRVIKAMISAHPYEEVAYDVFTLENKEIPMGLGRVGTLETPMTLAEFAEWTKQQLAVPALRVVGAPDTVIKKVAVLGGDGNKYIQQAKRSGADVYVTGDLYFHVAQDAQDIGLNVVDPGHHVEKVMIQGVVDHMSKQQPTWQCEFLPSETNTEPFRFM
- a CDS encoding FAD/NAD(P)-binding protein; protein product: MYKCVIIGGGVHGITMANYLIKLNKVTQDELLIIDPHDKPLANWQRCTNQISMPFLRSPIVHHLDLNPLSLEAFVKSNRNNENASFLGRLKRPSRLLFEEHCQCLIENIALKKCWKQGSVKAISQHEEGWQIELQSNQILYGQNVVLAIGNSEELNWPEWAIPLKKHPEAPVHHIFDINLPDLETMKPPFTVIGGGTTAVHLTLKLHSLFPNQVTLVKRHSFRIHDFDSDPGWLGPKKQTAFRKTKAYQKRREQIVNARNKGSIPRDLHIKLLHQKRRNNNIVLDGQVHEGKVENGMIHLYDDAKQLLQQSGTVLLATGFQSLLPGKSWLMPAIEENCLECAACGYPIVTTHLQWGPNLYVMGGLAELEVGPIARNISGARQAAECIAQAL
- a CDS encoding 4-hydroxy-3-methylbut-2-enyl diphosphate reductase yields the protein MKVMKISPRGYCYGVVDAMVIAKNAAMDESLPRPIYILGMIVHNKHVTDAFEEDGIITLDGPNRLEILEKVESGTVIFTAHGVSPQVRELARRKGLVSIDATCPDVTVTHDLIREKTADGYQIVYIGKSGHPEPEGAIGVAPDMVHLVESVEDVNQLELDSEKIIVTNQTTMSQWDVVDMMERLKEKFPQSEVHKEICLATQVRQEAVAQQAGDTDLLLVIGDPMSNNSNRLAQVSQDIAGTPAYRISDLSELKLEWLEGVETVGITAGASTPTPIVKEVMKFLDLYDPADSSTHQLTRSVPLNKILPKIKHPKPSDRIEPYPVGE
- a CDS encoding DEAD/DEAH box helicase codes for the protein MTKFNEYPFKPFLLEAVEKLGFTEPTQIQKEMMPHILKGTSAIGQSHTGTGKTHSFIIPIVERIDVSKQEVQAVISAPTRELGTQIFNELQKLVVGSGIEVKSFIGGTDKQRSINKLKTQPHIVVGTPGRLRDLVKENALLVHTGKILVVDEADLAFDLGFIEEIDQVAGKMKDDLEMYVFSATIPEKLKPFLKKYMESPIHVKIGDKRPTADGLDFYLVPVRSKKKMDRLQDVMKVINPYLAIIFVNTRTNADYVADQLAKEGIRVGRVHGDLAPRERVKMMRQIRDLEYQYIVATDLAARGIDIQGVSHVINYELPEDLEFFIHRVGRTARAGMKGLAITLFKPEEDDAIVRIEKMGIPFQQKDIVKGEFVDLKERHSRTTRTRKVNEADAKAKTMVHKPKKVRPMYKKKMKWKMDEIKKMERRKNRKK
- a CDS encoding deoxyribonuclease IV, which produces MLLGSHVSMSGKKMLLAASEEAASYGASTFMIYTGAPQNTRRKPIEDLNIDAGLAHMAANNLTNIVVHAPYIINLGNTQKPETFQHGVEFLQKEIERTAALGSKQIVLHPGAHVGAGAEAGIAKIIEGLNEVLTQDYPVNIALETMAGKGTECGRSFEEIAAIINGVTHNERLSVCFDTCHTHDAGYNIKEDFNGVLEEFDRIVGIDRLQVLHINDSKNVRGAAKDRHENIGFGEIGFEALNGIVHHPDLMHVPKILETPYVGADAKNKKPPYAFEIEMFKAGVFSPGVIEELKSSL